The following are encoded in a window of Cyprinus carpio isolate SPL01 chromosome B18, ASM1834038v1, whole genome shotgun sequence genomic DNA:
- the LOC109078553 gene encoding hepatocyte nuclear factor 6-like isoform X1, protein MNAQLSMENIGDLHGVSHEPSAADLMIGDSVHHRSHRSSLSAHARSMGMASILDSGDYHHHRPPEHPGLATHLHPAMSMACEAPPGMSMSSTYTTLTPLQPLPPISTVSDKFPHHHHHHHHHHHHHPHQRIPGNVSGSFTLMRDDRGLAPMNNLYSPYHKDVTSMGQSLSPLSGSGLSGIHNSQQGLPPYAHPGATMPAEKMLTPNGFEAHHPAMLARHGEQHMSASSASMVPINGIHHHPHAHLNAQGHGQVLGSTREQNHSSAPGSQLNNGSSSGQMEEVNTKEVAQRITTELKRYSIPQAIFAQRVLCRSQGTLSDLLRNPKPWSKLKSGRETFRRMWKWLQEPEFQRMSALRLAGERTIACKRKEQEHGKCERGSISKKPRLVFTDVQRRTLHAIFKENKRPSKELQITISQQLGLELATVSNFFMNARRRSLDKWLDDGSSNSANSSSSSTCTKA, encoded by the exons ATGAACGCCCAGCTGTCGATGGAGAACATTGGCGATCTGCACGGAGTGAGCCATGAACCCAGCGCGGCGGATCTCATGATCGGAGACAGCGTTCATCACAGGAGCCATCGGAGCAGTCTGTCAGCCCATGCGCGCTCCATGGGCATGGCATCAATCCTGGACAGCGGCGACTATCATCACCACCGGCCCCCGGAGCACCCCGGGCTCGCCACGCACCTGCACCCGGCCATGAGCATGGCGTGCGAGGCTCCCCCCGGGATGAGCATGAGCAGTACCTACACCACCCTCACCCCGCTGCAGCCTTTACCGCCCATCTCCACCGTCTCCGACAAATTCCcgcaccaccatcatcatcatcaccaccaccaccaccatcacccGCACCAAAGGATCCCGGGGAACGTCAGCGGGAGCTTCACCTTGATGAGGGACGATAGGGGTCTGGCCCCGATGAACAACCTTTACTCTCCCTACCACAAGGACGTGACCAGCATGGGACAGAGCCTGTCGCCCCTGTCTGGTTCCGGACTGAGCGGCATTCACAACTCCCAGCAGGGGCTGCCGCCCTACGCGCACCCCGGGGCCACCATGCCCGCCGAGAAGATGCTCACACCCAACGGATTCGAGGCACACCACCCCGCGATGTTGGCTCGACACGGGGAGCAGCACATGAGCGCGTCTTCGGCGAGCATGGTGCCGATCAACGGCATCCACCATCACCCGCACGCCCATCTCAACGCCCAGGGCCACGGTCAGGTGCTGGGCTCCACTAGAGAGCAGAACCACTCCTCCGCGCCCGGATCGCAGCTCAACAACGGCAGCAGCTCGGGACAGATGGAAGAGGTCAATACCAAAGAAGTGGCCCAAAGGATCACCACGGAACTGAAAAGATACAGCATTCCGCAGGCTATCTTCGCCCAGAGGGTGCTGTGCCGCTCGCAAGGGACGCTTTCGGACCTGCTACGGAACCCTAAGCCCTGGAGCAAGCTTAAGTCTGGCCGGGAAACCTTCCGCAGGATGTGGAAATGGTTGCAGGAGCCTGAGTTCCAGAGAATGTCCGCGCTCAGGCTCGCAGGTGAGAGAACAATAG CGTGCAAGAGAAAGGAGCAGGAGCACGGTAAATGCGAGCGGGGGAGCATCTCCAAGAAGCCCCGGCTGGTCTTCACTGATGTCCAGCGTCGGACTTTACATGCAATATTCAAAGAGAACAAGCGCCCGTCCAAAGAGTTACAAATCACCATCTCTCAGCAGCTGGGCCTGGAGCTTGCCACCGTCAGCAACTTCTTCATGAACGCACGTCGACGGAGCCTCGATAAGTGGCTGGACGACGGCAGCTCCAACTCGGCCaactcctcctcctccagcactTGTACCAAAGCATGA
- the LOC109078553 gene encoding hepatocyte nuclear factor 6-like isoform X2, giving the protein MNAQLSMENIGDLHGVSHEPSAADLMIGDSVHHRSHRSSLSAHARSMGMASILDSGDYHHHRPPEHPGLATHLHPAMSMACEAPPGMSMSSTYTTLTPLQPLPPISTVSDKFPHHHHHHHHHHHHHPHQRIPGNVSGSFTLMRDDRGLAPMNNLYSPYHKDVTSMGQSLSPLSGSGLSGIHNSQQGLPPYAHPGATMPAEKMLTPNGFEAHHPAMLARHGEQHMSASSASMVPINGIHHHPHAHLNAQGHGQVLGSTREQNHSSAPGSQLNNGSSSGQMEEVNTKEVAQRITTELKRYSIPQAIFAQRVLCRSQGTLSDLLRNPKPWSKLKSGRETFRRMWKWLQEPEFQRMSALRLAACKRKEQEHGKCERGSISKKPRLVFTDVQRRTLHAIFKENKRPSKELQITISQQLGLELATVSNFFMNARRRSLDKWLDDGSSNSANSSSSSTCTKA; this is encoded by the exons ATGAACGCCCAGCTGTCGATGGAGAACATTGGCGATCTGCACGGAGTGAGCCATGAACCCAGCGCGGCGGATCTCATGATCGGAGACAGCGTTCATCACAGGAGCCATCGGAGCAGTCTGTCAGCCCATGCGCGCTCCATGGGCATGGCATCAATCCTGGACAGCGGCGACTATCATCACCACCGGCCCCCGGAGCACCCCGGGCTCGCCACGCACCTGCACCCGGCCATGAGCATGGCGTGCGAGGCTCCCCCCGGGATGAGCATGAGCAGTACCTACACCACCCTCACCCCGCTGCAGCCTTTACCGCCCATCTCCACCGTCTCCGACAAATTCCcgcaccaccatcatcatcatcaccaccaccaccaccatcacccGCACCAAAGGATCCCGGGGAACGTCAGCGGGAGCTTCACCTTGATGAGGGACGATAGGGGTCTGGCCCCGATGAACAACCTTTACTCTCCCTACCACAAGGACGTGACCAGCATGGGACAGAGCCTGTCGCCCCTGTCTGGTTCCGGACTGAGCGGCATTCACAACTCCCAGCAGGGGCTGCCGCCCTACGCGCACCCCGGGGCCACCATGCCCGCCGAGAAGATGCTCACACCCAACGGATTCGAGGCACACCACCCCGCGATGTTGGCTCGACACGGGGAGCAGCACATGAGCGCGTCTTCGGCGAGCATGGTGCCGATCAACGGCATCCACCATCACCCGCACGCCCATCTCAACGCCCAGGGCCACGGTCAGGTGCTGGGCTCCACTAGAGAGCAGAACCACTCCTCCGCGCCCGGATCGCAGCTCAACAACGGCAGCAGCTCGGGACAGATGGAAGAGGTCAATACCAAAGAAGTGGCCCAAAGGATCACCACGGAACTGAAAAGATACAGCATTCCGCAGGCTATCTTCGCCCAGAGGGTGCTGTGCCGCTCGCAAGGGACGCTTTCGGACCTGCTACGGAACCCTAAGCCCTGGAGCAAGCTTAAGTCTGGCCGGGAAACCTTCCGCAGGATGTGGAAATGGTTGCAGGAGCCTGAGTTCCAGAGAATGTCCGCGCTCAGGCTCGCAG CGTGCAAGAGAAAGGAGCAGGAGCACGGTAAATGCGAGCGGGGGAGCATCTCCAAGAAGCCCCGGCTGGTCTTCACTGATGTCCAGCGTCGGACTTTACATGCAATATTCAAAGAGAACAAGCGCCCGTCCAAAGAGTTACAAATCACCATCTCTCAGCAGCTGGGCCTGGAGCTTGCCACCGTCAGCAACTTCTTCATGAACGCACGTCGACGGAGCCTCGATAAGTGGCTGGACGACGGCAGCTCCAACTCGGCCaactcctcctcctccagcactTGTACCAAAGCATGA